A region from the Rhinoderma darwinii isolate aRhiDar2 chromosome 2, aRhiDar2.hap1, whole genome shotgun sequence genome encodes:
- the TMCC2 gene encoding transmembrane and coiled-coil domains protein 2 isoform X3 translates to MREGDEELPFVGALGQALCTSPLGLILPEIFPSEPGPVKMQLVNPLIAPGQPDKGDLSSLTLPPSTLHGGSEGNINLEVPEAAPDPQRTKAAMDHLHQKILKITEQIKIEQEARDDNVAEYLKLANNADRQQASRIKQVFEKKNQKSAQTIAQLHKKLEHYHKKLKEIEQNGISRQPKHVLRDMQQGLKDVGANVRAGISGFSGGVVEGVKGGLSGLSQVTHTAVVSKPREFASLIRNKFGSADNIPHLKDGMEEDGEGQGGSRALSGSATLAPSPKYGSDDECSSATSGSAGAGSNSGAGPAGPGSPRSNTLEGHHHSHHGGFDAILEELCEIKEGQSHLEDSMEDLKSQLQRDYSYMTQCLQEERYRYERLEEQLNDLTELHQNEMTLLKQELASMEEKVAYQSYERARDIQEAVESCLTRITKLELQQQQQQVVQLEGVENANARALLGKFINVLLALMAVLLVFVSTAASFITPLVKTRLRLLSSLLFLLSLLTLWRHWDCVTYCLEHVLLPS, encoded by the exons ATGAGGGAGGGAGACGAAGAATTGCCTTTTGTGGGAGCACTTGGACAGGCTCTGTGCACAAGTCCTTTGGGTCTGATATTGCCTGAaattttcccttctgagcctggcCCTGTGAAGATGCAGCTTGTAAATCCTCTCATCGCACCTGGC CAGCCGGACAAGGGGGATTTGAGTAGCCTGACTCTCCCCCCAAGTACACTTCATGGCGGTTCAGAGGGGAACATCAACTTGGAAGTCCCTGAAGCGGCACCTGATCCACAGCGCACTAAAGCCGCTATGGATCATTTACATCAAAAGATCCTCAAGATAACGGAACAGATTAAGATTGAGCAGGAGGCACGGGATGACAACGTTGCAGAGTATTTAAAGTTGGCAAATAATGCAGACCGACAACAAGCTTCTCGCATTAAACAG GTTTTTGAGAAAAAGAACCAGAAATCTGCACAGACCATTGCTCAGTTGCACAAGAAGTTAGAACATTATCACAAGAAACTAAAGGAGATTGAACAAAATGGCATATCACGACAGCCAAAGCATGTATTGCGGGACATGCAGCAAGGTCTAAAAGATGTAGGAGCAAATGTGCGAGCTGGCATTAGTGGCTTCAGTGGAGGAGTAGTAGAAGGTGTCAAGGGAGGCctttctggactatctcaggtcacCCATACAGCTGTAGTGTCAAAGCCTCGAGAGTTTGCTAGTCTTATCCGAAACAAATTTGGAAGTGCTGACAATATCCCACACCTAAAAGATGGTATGGAAGAAGATGGGGAGGGTCAGGGGGGCTCAAGGGCGCTGAGTGGCAGTGCAACTTTGGCACCAAGTCCCAAATACGGGAGTGATGATGAATGTTCTAGTGCTACTTCTGGGTCAGCTGGTGCAGGAAGTAACTCTGGGGCTGGGCCTGCAGGACCTGGCAGCCCAAGGTCAAACACTCTAGAGGGACATCATCATAGTCACCATGGAGGCTTTGATGCTATTCTAGAGGAATTATGTGAAATCAAAGAAGGGCAGAGCCACCTTGAAGATTCAATGGAAGACTTGAAATCACAGCTACAGCGAGATTATAGCTATATGACACAATGTCTTCAAGAGGAGCGTTACAG GTATGAACGTTTGGAAGAGCAGCTGAATGACCTAACAGAGCTTCATCAAAATGAAATGACCTTGCTTAAGCAGGAGCTGGCCAGCATGGAGGAGAAAGTTGCTTATCAGTCATATGAGCGGGCTAGGGACATTCAG gAAGCCGTGGAGTCTTGTCTTACCCGTATCACTAAGCTAGAGTTACAGCAACAGCAGCAACAGGTTGTGCAGCTGGAAGGGGTGGAAAATGCCAATGCTCGGGCTTTGCTTGGCAAGTTCATCAACGTGCTGCTAGCCCTAATGGCCGTTCTGCTAGTCTTTGTTTCTACAGCTGccagttttataactccactggTTAAAACACGTCTGCGTCTTTTGTCCTCCCTGCTCTTTCTACTCTCCCTGCTCACACTATGGAGGCACTGGGACTGTGTTACTTACTGTCTGGAACATGTCCTACTGCCCAGTTGA